Proteins encoded by one window of Gemmatimonas aurantiaca:
- a CDS encoding Smr/MutS family protein, whose protein sequence is MNAHALGILEFPRLLAHVAGRAASAPGAAAVRALRPRTDREWIEAEHARVNAVRSLVSSDLGWPSEPIPDIAEPLKRLRIEGLTWTALELLQGATLLRSSRRMRTALRDPRRPAIMLAFLVRYAEALVDLEPREQAIERAIGDDGTVRDDASPALRKVRRELRETEGQLVRLLEREMGKLEAHHQVSDLSVTMRNGRWVIPMRREARGYVGGIVHDSSGTGATIFVEPPAAVEFGNRVRELEIEEQREVERVLRALTDEIRPYHDAIGAAYDALVALDALYARARYAIEAHCGAVTFCAPADGFQIVDGRHPLLLANGTAVVPFDLTLHADERTLLVSGPNTGGKTVLLKAIGLLSMMAQSGVPAPLGETSRLAVFDDVFADVGDEQSIEASLSTFSAHLKNLGEILRSATPSSLVLIDELGSGTDPAEGAALGGAILETLTQRGTLTLATTHLGQLKLLATDVAGVVNASLQFDAARLAPTYRLLKGVPGRSYGLSIARRLQIDDAVIARAEERLPHGERDMAVLLADVEAREAVLAESERQMQIEQDKLRARVATVSDRELKVRERERESERQARQEARRYLLEARGEVERAIAEVKRQAQAESESFDEAARAARRSIEEAAASQGAAAGDVERRGERDRARVDAKRGAAAAAANPNLGRQVARPARGAAVAPLAEGDHVTVGTLGGKTGRIVSVRGDDARVLVGSLTLTVPVRTLTRSATAPTPTLRVPLMGDVPEVEPVREVDVRGLRVDEVDDQVLQALDAAVRNDLRELRIIHGKGTGALRARVSEMLKKDTRVTGFRLGAWNEGGAGVTVAELA, encoded by the coding sequence ATGAACGCGCACGCCCTCGGCATTCTCGAGTTTCCCCGCCTGCTGGCACACGTGGCGGGACGGGCAGCGTCCGCACCCGGCGCTGCCGCCGTGCGCGCGCTGCGGCCCCGTACCGATCGGGAGTGGATCGAAGCGGAGCATGCACGCGTCAATGCCGTGCGCTCGCTGGTCAGTTCCGACCTCGGCTGGCCCAGTGAACCCATACCCGATATCGCCGAACCGCTCAAGCGGCTGCGCATCGAGGGACTCACTTGGACCGCGCTGGAGCTGCTGCAGGGTGCCACGCTGCTGCGTTCATCCCGGCGCATGCGCACGGCACTGCGTGATCCCCGGCGGCCGGCCATCATGCTGGCGTTCCTCGTGCGGTATGCCGAGGCGCTGGTCGATCTCGAACCGCGTGAACAGGCCATCGAACGCGCCATCGGCGACGATGGTACCGTGCGTGACGATGCCTCGCCGGCGTTGCGCAAAGTACGGCGCGAATTGCGGGAGACCGAAGGACAGCTCGTGCGCCTGCTCGAGCGCGAGATGGGCAAGCTCGAAGCGCATCACCAGGTCAGCGATCTGTCGGTGACCATGCGCAACGGACGCTGGGTGATTCCCATGCGTCGGGAAGCGCGCGGGTACGTGGGCGGGATCGTGCACGACAGCTCGGGGACGGGCGCGACGATCTTCGTGGAACCGCCGGCCGCCGTGGAATTCGGCAATCGGGTGCGCGAGCTCGAGATCGAGGAGCAGCGCGAGGTGGAACGGGTGCTGCGGGCGCTCACCGACGAGATCCGTCCGTATCATGATGCCATCGGCGCGGCGTACGACGCACTCGTGGCGCTCGATGCGTTGTATGCCCGAGCGCGCTACGCGATCGAAGCGCACTGTGGCGCCGTCACGTTCTGCGCGCCGGCGGACGGTTTTCAGATCGTCGATGGACGTCATCCCCTGCTGCTCGCGAACGGCACGGCGGTGGTGCCGTTCGATCTCACGCTGCACGCCGACGAGCGTACGCTGCTCGTGTCCGGCCCCAACACCGGTGGCAAGACGGTGTTGCTCAAAGCCATCGGGCTGCTCAGCATGATGGCGCAGTCGGGTGTGCCCGCACCACTCGGAGAGACGAGCCGCCTGGCGGTGTTCGACGATGTGTTTGCCGACGTGGGCGACGAACAGAGCATCGAGGCCAGTCTCTCCACGTTCAGCGCGCACCTCAAGAACCTCGGCGAGATTCTGCGGTCGGCCACACCGTCGTCGCTGGTGCTCATCGACGAACTCGGATCGGGCACCGATCCAGCCGAAGGCGCGGCGCTGGGTGGCGCGATTCTCGAAACACTGACGCAGCGTGGCACACTCACGCTGGCCACCACGCACCTGGGTCAGCTCAAACTGCTGGCCACCGATGTCGCCGGTGTGGTGAATGCGTCGTTGCAGTTCGATGCCGCGCGGCTCGCGCCCACGTATCGTCTGCTCAAGGGTGTGCCGGGTCGCAGTTATGGACTCAGCATCGCCCGCCGTCTGCAGATCGACGACGCCGTCATTGCACGGGCCGAGGAGCGCCTGCCGCATGGCGAACGCGATATGGCGGTGCTGCTCGCCGATGTGGAAGCGCGCGAAGCCGTGCTCGCCGAATCCGAGCGTCAGATGCAGATCGAGCAGGACAAGCTGCGTGCCCGCGTGGCCACGGTCAGCGATCGCGAACTCAAGGTGCGCGAACGCGAACGCGAGTCGGAACGTCAGGCGCGTCAGGAAGCGCGGCGGTATCTGCTCGAAGCCCGCGGCGAGGTGGAACGGGCCATCGCCGAGGTGAAGCGGCAGGCGCAGGCCGAGAGTGAAAGCTTCGATGAAGCGGCGCGTGCGGCGCGGCGTTCCATCGAAGAGGCGGCGGCCTCGCAGGGCGCCGCGGCCGGCGATGTGGAGCGCCGTGGTGAACGTGATCGCGCCCGGGTGGACGCCAAACGGGGTGCGGCGGCAGCGGCGGCGAATCCCAATCTGGGACGCCAGGTGGCGCGTCCCGCCCGTGGGGCGGCGGTTGCCCCCCTGGCCGAGGGAGATCATGTCACCGTGGGCACGCTGGGCGGCAAGACGGGGCGCATCGTGTCGGTGCGCGGCGACGATGCGCGGGTGCTGGTGGGATCACTGACCCTGACCGTGCCCGTGCGCACGCTCACCCGATCGGCTACTGCACCGACACCCACGCTGCGTGTTCCGCTGATGGGGGACGTGCCCGAGGTGGAGCCCGTGCGTGAGGTGGACGTGCGGGGGCTGCGGGTGGACGAAGTGGACGACCAGGTGCTGCAGGCCCTCGATGCGGCGGTGCGCAACGATCTGCGGGAGCTGCGGATCATTCACGGCAAGGGCACGGGGGCGCTCAGGGCGCGGGTGAGCGAAATGCTCAAGAAGGACACCCGCGTGACCGGCTTCCGGCTCGGCGCCTGGAACGAAGGCGGAGCGGGCGTGACCGTGGCCGAGCTGGCCTGA
- the dnaG gene encoding DNA primase yields the protein MIPDEIVEQVRSAADIVEIVGEFVPLRRSGGTWRGPCPFHQGKNPNFSVSPSHGSYHCFVCQESGDVFTFVRKRLGLDWPAAVKYVGEKVGIEVIDTPRRAPMQDPNAPNHEALAAAAEWFQQQLLDEQAGREARAYLAQRGLDAAAWQRFGLGFAPRDAQALRRYLHSLGYDDARLLEAGLLALREGETEPRGRFRGRVMFPIHDEIGRPVGFGGRAMGDDQPKYLNSPESPVFQKRRTLYGLHTAKQAMRRAERAIVVEGYLDAIRLTLAGIEEVVAPLGTALTEEQARLLVRYASEIFLLYDSDEAGQKATFRSGMELLREKAAVRVVSLPDGEDPDSFVRAQGRAAMEAQLSQAIDVFDRQVQLLERRGWFSDLRRSRRAVDKLLPTIRAASDPLTRDLYLARLADVTGLDKAALQAETPESGPPEAPPPERGFEEGPPAPLPEPAPEPGARAPWKGRRGKQGPEWKATAIPPRPRTDEPVERALVRAMLLERGVAERVAERHPPASFRSASYRELFDVLLNAPFDEDLEQIAMRLSEESLRVLRDLTEGSPFLPEGADIALSLDKLDARVLERRIDAILDAMLRTDDRTEKDALMRERLELELELRRLLPIRSPRTKPRR from the coding sequence ATGATCCCCGACGAAATCGTCGAGCAGGTCCGGTCGGCGGCGGACATCGTGGAGATCGTGGGCGAATTCGTGCCGCTGCGGCGCTCCGGTGGCACGTGGCGCGGACCCTGTCCGTTTCATCAGGGCAAGAATCCCAACTTCTCCGTGTCGCCGTCGCACGGGAGCTATCACTGCTTCGTATGTCAGGAGAGTGGTGATGTCTTCACGTTCGTGCGCAAGCGGCTGGGGCTGGATTGGCCCGCCGCGGTGAAGTACGTGGGTGAGAAGGTGGGCATCGAAGTGATCGACACGCCACGCCGCGCGCCGATGCAGGATCCCAACGCGCCCAATCATGAGGCGCTCGCGGCAGCGGCCGAGTGGTTTCAGCAGCAACTGCTCGACGAGCAGGCCGGGCGCGAGGCGCGGGCCTATCTCGCGCAGCGTGGGCTCGATGCGGCCGCCTGGCAGCGGTTCGGCCTGGGATTTGCCCCGCGTGACGCGCAGGCGCTGCGTCGGTACCTGCATTCGCTGGGTTACGACGACGCGCGTCTGCTGGAAGCCGGCTTGCTGGCGCTCAGAGAGGGAGAGACCGAGCCGCGCGGGCGTTTCCGCGGTCGTGTCATGTTTCCCATTCACGACGAGATCGGGCGGCCGGTGGGCTTCGGCGGTCGGGCCATGGGCGACGACCAGCCCAAGTATCTCAACAGTCCCGAATCGCCGGTCTTTCAGAAGCGCCGGACGCTGTACGGATTGCACACGGCCAAGCAAGCGATGCGCCGGGCCGAGCGGGCGATCGTCGTGGAAGGGTATCTCGACGCCATCCGGCTCACGCTGGCCGGCATCGAGGAAGTGGTGGCGCCCCTGGGCACGGCGCTCACCGAGGAACAGGCGCGGCTGCTGGTGCGGTATGCGTCGGAGATCTTCCTGCTGTACGACAGCGACGAAGCGGGGCAGAAGGCCACGTTCCGCTCGGGCATGGAGTTGCTGCGCGAGAAGGCCGCCGTGCGCGTGGTGTCACTGCCCGATGGGGAGGATCCGGATTCGTTCGTGCGCGCGCAGGGCCGTGCGGCGATGGAGGCGCAGTTGTCGCAGGCGATCGATGTATTCGATCGTCAGGTGCAGTTGCTGGAGCGTCGTGGATGGTTCAGCGATCTGCGCCGCAGTCGGCGTGCCGTCGACAAGCTGTTGCCCACCATCCGGGCGGCGTCCGATCCGCTGACGCGGGATCTCTATCTGGCCCGACTCGCGGACGTCACGGGGCTGGACAAGGCCGCGCTGCAGGCGGAAACGCCTGAATCAGGGCCGCCGGAGGCACCTCCGCCGGAGCGAGGGTTCGAGGAAGGACCACCCGCGCCCTTGCCCGAGCCGGCACCGGAACCCGGCGCCCGGGCGCCCTGGAAGGGGCGCCGCGGCAAGCAGGGTCCCGAGTGGAAAGCCACGGCCATTCCGCCCCGTCCCCGAACGGACGAGCCGGTGGAGCGCGCGCTGGTGCGGGCGATGCTTCTCGAGCGTGGGGTGGCCGAACGGGTGGCCGAACGGCACCCGCCGGCGAGCTTCCGGAGCGCATCGTACCGGGAGCTCTTCGACGTGCTGCTCAACGCGCCATTCGACGAGGATCTGGAGCAGATCGCCATGCGTCTCTCCGAAGAGAGCCTGCGGGTGCTGCGGGATCTCACGGAAGGCTCGCCGTTCCTGCCGGAGGGCGCTGATATCGCGCTCAGTCTCGACAAACTCGACGCGCGCGTGCTGGAGCGCCGCATCGACGCCATTCTCGACGCGATGCTCCGCACCGACGATCGCACGGAGAAAGATGCGCTCATGCGCGAGCGGCTCGAACTGGAATTGGAGCTGCGTCGGCTCTTGCCGATCCGCAGTCCACGTACTAAACCGAGAAGGTAG